In Arachis hypogaea cultivar Tifrunner chromosome 17, arahy.Tifrunner.gnm2.J5K5, whole genome shotgun sequence, a single window of DNA contains:
- the LOC112765291 gene encoding cytochrome P450 71D10-like encodes MDLQNLLFILTNFLFLFVLFNLVIKKSTCNKTNLPPGPWKLPLIGNIHQLVGSSQLHETLRNLASKYGPLMHLQLGEVSHIIVSSPEMALEIMKNQDLNFIDRPHETLFARIITYNGTSVSFAAYGDYWRQLRKICTMELLTTKRVQSFRHIREAEVSELVKAISQSQGSIVNLSHKILSTTYGIAARIAFGKKYSYQEVFISSIAEVSQIGGRNCIADLFPSIRVVLEMMSRDKAKLKELHKKIDKILQDIIDDHRNRKDDKCKEEKDSEDLVDILLKFQQKDFEYPLTDDNIKAVIQDIFAGGGETSSTTLECAMAEMIKKPKVMEAAQAEVRRIYGSKGYVDESELHQLIYLKCIIKETLRLHPPVPLLIPRENREPCQIKGYQIPANSRIMINAWAIGRDPRYWVDAMEFKLFVDNYSIDNNRDTNFEFIPFGGGRRICPGIAFATPNMELPFAQLLYHFDWKLPNGIKNEELDMTELFGMAMTRRNDLCLIPIIHHQP; translated from the exons ATGGATCTTCAAAACCTTTTGTTTATCCTCACCAACTTCCTGTTTCTCTTTGTACTATTCAATTTAGTTATTAAGAAATCCACTTGTAATAAGACGAATTTACCCCCAGGGCCATGGAAACTACCACTCATAGGAAATATCCACCAACTTGTTGGTTCTTCACAACTCCATGAAACCCTAAGAAATTTAGCATCCAAATATGGACCCTTAATGCACCTTCAACTAGGAGAAGTCTCCCACATCATAGTTTCTTCACCTGAAATGGCACTAGAGATTATGAAGAATCAAGATCTCAACTTTATTGATAGGCCTCATGAAACTCTTTTTGCTAGAATTATTACTTACAATGGAACAAGCGTCTCCTTCGCTGCCTATGGAGACTATTGGAGACAACTAAGGAAGATATGCACCATGGAGTTATTAACAACAAAGCGTGTTCAATCTTTTCGGCACATAAGAGAAGCAGAGGTTTCAGAGTTGGTCAAAGCAATATCACAAAGTCAAGGCTCTATTGTTAATCTCTCTCACAAGATCTTATCAACGACCTATGGAATAGCGGCTAGAATAGCATTTG GTAAAAAGTATAGCTACCAGGAAGTTTTTATATCATCTATTGCGGAAGTATCTCAAATAGGAGGAAGAAATTGTATTGCTGATCTGTTTCCTTCAATTAGAGTAGTGCTTGAAATGATGAGTAGAGACAAGGCTAAACTTAAAGAACTGCACAAGAAGATTGATAAGATATTACAAGATATCATAGATGATCATAGAAATAGAAAAGATGACAAatgtaaagaagaaaaagatagtgAAGATCTAGTTGATATTCTTCTCAAATTTCAACAAAAAGACTTTGAATATCCCTTGACTGATGACAATATCAAAGCAGTCATTCAG GACATTTTTGCTGGTGGTGGAGAAACATCTTCAACAACTTTGGAATGTGCAATGGCTGAAATGATAAAGAAACCAAAAGTGATGGAAGCTGCACAAGCTGAAGTTAGAAGAATTTATGGTAGCAAAGGGTATGTGGATGAATCAGAATTGCACCAATTGATATACCTTAAGTGTATCATTAAAGAAACCTTAAGGTTACATCCACCTGTGCCATTATTAATTCCAAGAGAGAACAGAGAACCATGCCAAATCAAAGGGTACCAAATTCCAGCCAATTCTAGAATCATGATCAATGCTTGGGCAATTGGAAGAGATCCAAGGTATTGGGTTGATGCCATGGAATTTAAGCTGTTTGTTGATAATTATTCAATTGATAATAATAGAGATACAAACTTCGAGTTTATTCCATTTGGTGGTGGAAGAAGAATATGTCCTGGGATTGCATTTGCTACACCAAACATGGAGTTGCCATTTGCTCAATTGCTTTACCATTTTGATTGGAAGCTTCCCAATGGAATCAAGAATGAGGAACTTGATATGACTGAGTTATTTGGGATGGCTATGACAAGAAGAAATGATCTCTGCCTGATTCCCATTATTCATCATCAAccttaa
- the LOC112765290 gene encoding cytochrome P450 71D10, whose product MEFQNLLFILTTFVFLFVLFKTVISKSSSNKKTNLPPGPRKLPLIGNIHQLVGPLPHECLRDLASKYGPLMHLQLGEVSNIIVSSPEMAQEIMKNQDLNFIDRPHETLFARIITYNGRSVSFAAYGDYWRQLRKICTMELLTAKRVQSFRFIREEEVSEMVKTISESEGSIVNLSKKIFSLTYGIAARAAFGKRCSYQQAYISAIEELMLLAGTNCVADLYPSVRVFQVMSTTKARMEELHKKTDKILQDILDDHRNRKSSHHCEEVEDLVDILLKFQKESEFSLDDDCIKAVVQDMFVGGGETSSAVVDWTMAEMIKKPKVMERAQSEIRSVYGNKGYVDESELHQLTYLKCIIKETLRLHPSLPFLVPRRNRETCKIMGYDIPANSKIMINYWAIGRDPRLWVDAESFIPERFLDSSIDYKGTNFELIPFGAGRRICPGIVFATPNMELPLAQLLYHFDWKLPSGMNNEELDMTELFGTTVRRRNDLCLIPIIVKNMHKK is encoded by the exons ATGGAATTTCAAAACCTTTTGTTTATTCTCACTACCTTCGTCTTTCTCTTTGTGCTATTCAAAACAGTTATTAGCAAATCCAGTTCTAATAAAAAGACCAATTTACCCCCAGGGCCAAGGAAACTACCACTCATAGGAAATATCCACCAACTTGTTGGTCCATTACCCCATGAATGCTTAAGAGACTTAGCATCCAAATATGGACCCTTAATGCACCTTCAACTAGGAGAAGTCTCCAACATCATAGTTTCTTCACCTGAAATGGCACAAGAGATTATGAAGAATCAAGATCTAAACTTTATTGATAGGCCTCATGAAACTCTTTTTGCTAGAATTATTACTTACAATGGAAGAAGCGTTTCCTTTGCTGCCTATGGAGACTATTGGAGACAACTAAGGAAGATATGCACCATGGAATTGTTAACAGCAAAGCGTGTTCAATCTTTTAGGTTCATCAGAGAAGAAGAGGTCTCGGAGATGGTTAAAACAATATCTGAAAGTGAAGGGTCCATTGTTAATCTCAGCAAGAAGATTTTCTCATTAACGTATGGGATCGCAGCTAGGGCAGCATTTG GTAAGAGGTGTAGTTACCAGCAAGCTTATATATCAGCTATTGAGGAATTAATGCTACTAGCAGGAACAAATTGTGTAGCAGATCTCTATCCTTCTGTTAGGGTGTTTCAAGTGATGAGTACAACCAAAGCCAGGATGGAAGAACTTCACAAAAAGACTGATAAAATATTACAAGACATCTTAGATGATCACAGGAATAGAAAAAGTAGTCATCACTGTGAAGAAGTTGAAGATCTAGTTGATATTCTTCTCAAGTTTCAAAAGGAGTCAGAATTCTCCTTGGATGATGACTGCATCAAAGCAGTTGTTCag GACATGTTTGTTGGTGGTGGCGAAACATCATCGGCGGTTGTAGATTGGACAATGGCCGAGATGATAAAGAAACCAAAAGTGATGGAAAGAGCACAATCTGAAATTAGAAGTGTTTATGGTAACAAAGGGTATGTGGATGAATCAGAATTGCACCAATTAACATATCTTAAGTGTATCATCAAAGAAACTTTAAGATTACACCCATCTTTGCCTTTTTTAGTTCCAAGAAGGAACAGAGAGACATGCAAAATCATGGGATATGATATTCCAGCAAATTCTAAGATCATGATCAATTATTGGGCAATTGGAAGAGATCCAAGGCTTTGGGTTGATGCTGAGAGTTTTATACCAGAGAGATTTTTAGATAGTTCAATTGATTACAAAGGCACAAACTTTGAACTTATTCCATTTGGTGCTGGAAGAAGAATCTGTCCTGGAATTGTATTTGCTACACCaaatatggagttgccacttgcTCAATTGCTTTACCATTTTGATTGGAAGCTTCCTAGTGGAATGAACAATGAAGAACTTGACATGACTGAATTGTTTGGGACCACTGTAAGAAGAAGAAATGATCTCTGTTTGATTCCCATTATTGTCAAGAATATGCATAAAAAATAA